The Phormidium sp. PBR-2020 DNA segment ACCACAAGCCAGCATTGCCGTACCACGCCGCTTGTTCCAAGGGAGACCAGTGAGCAAAATCAGGGGGAACGTCATGATTTGGACTCACCCGACGCAGAACACCGCTCACCCAAGGAAGATCCGTTTGAACGGGGTTACATAAAATCCCTAAGTTCCAGTGATAGGTTTGCTCAACTTCTAAGGGAACAACGGTTGCGGGTAATTCAACCTGTAGAATCCCGGCACTCTCTTCGATGGGGATAATCTCACTATAAAGTTCCTCATCTTGTGCGTTTTTCAGACTGAAATAGACGCTCGTTGCGTCCGTGGGAGGAATATAAACAAATATGGCCGGAGCTTCAGCAGTGGTCAGTCCGACGTATCCCGACGGAATTAATGCGGACAAGGGATGCTCACTGCTAGGATCTTGACGGCACTTTTGCGAGGCGGGACGAGTGGCGCCGCCGGCGGAGTCGGGTAACCGTTCGTTAGTTGGGGGCTGAAAAGCCACTGGACCAACGCTTTGAGCGTGGGCCGAGAGGTTGGGAGCCGTGAGAAACAAACCGGTCAGTGCCAGAACAGTCCCAATCGGGAGATAACGACTTACCATAGGATAACCTTCTTAGATAGGCTTGAACAGGCGATCGCAGAGATAGCGATCACCGGTTCCAGGGTAGCTCCATTGTATCCTCCTGAGTTGGTGACTGTCCAAGGGTTGAGGCTGCCAGTTCTGATCCACAAAAGCCAGGGTTCTAATGTCCCGTTCACACCCTATCTACTCATCTTCAACAATGGCGGTGCGATCGAGCAAGAGTAAGTTCCTCAGATGGTCAGTATCGAGATCCGCCAGCCAAGATTCCCCGGAACTGACCACTTGTTCAGCGAGGGCTTGTTTACTCTCAATTAGGTCATGAATTTTTTCTTCTAGGGTTCCCTGGCTGACAAATTTGTGAACCTGAACATTGCGGGTTTGACCAATGCGAAACACGCGGTCTGTGGCTTGGTTCTCGACGGCGGGATTCCACCAGCGATCGACATGAAATACATGGTTAGCGCGGGTGAGATTCAACCCAGTCCCCCCGGCTTTGAGGGAGAGAATGAAGATACGCGGTCCTTGGGGATCATCTTGGAACCGTTCCACCATCTCTTCCCGTTGGGCTTTGCGGGTTGCCCCATAGAGGAAGAATACTTCACCCCCTAGTCGTTGTTCTAAATGGGTTTTCAAGACTTTACCCCATTCAGCAAATTGGGTGAAAATTAAGGCGCGATCGCCCTCGGCAATCAGCTCATCAAGGAGTTCTTCTAGCCGTTGCACTTTCCCCGAATCCTGACTCATGCGTTTAAGGATTTCGGCTTTGCTTTTTTTGTTTTTCAACCCCAACAATTGAGGATGATTGCACACTTGCTTCAGTTGCGTTAATAAGCCCAAAATCAAACCCCGTCGTTGGATTCCCTGCGCCGATTCAATCTCGACTAGCGAGGCTTGTACCAACTCTTGATAGCGTTTTGCCTGCCGAGGGCTGAGAGGACAAAATTCGGTCATCTCTTGTTTCTCAGGCAAATCTTGAATAATATCCTTATCAGTTTTTAGACGGCGCAGAATAAAGGGCTGAACCAACGATCGCAGAGTTTTTAGAGAATCCGTATCCCCATACCGCTCAATTGGAATCGCGAAGCGTCGTTTAAAAAAGCTAGGACTCCCCAAATAACCCGGATTCAAAAAATCTAAAATAGACCAAAGTTCCGAGAGGCGATTCTCAACAGGAGTTCCCGTTAAAGCAATCCGAAAATCACTCGCCAGTTGGCGCACGGCTTGGGATTGCTTCGCTTGATGATTCTTGACATTTTGAGCTTCATCCAAGACTACAATACGCCAATCAATGCCCTGTAAAGCCTTGATATCTCGATAGACCAGAGCATAACTGGTAATTAGTAAATCCTGGTTTTTGGCCACCTGACGTAAGTCTTTACCCTTAGCCCGTTTGGCCCCATGATGTACCAACACCGAAAGAGAAGGACCAAACTTCTTGACTTCCCGTTCCCAGTTGCCCAACACCGAAGTTGGACAGACCAATAACACCGGGCCATTCAGCGCCGATTGTTCCTGTAAATGCTGTAAAAAGGCAATGGTTTGGATGGTTTTACCCAGCCCCATATCATCCGCTAAACAGGCTCCCAAGCCCCAACGCTCCAGGAAGGCCAACCAACCCACCCCTCGGGCTTGGTAGGGACGTAACTCTCCAGCAAAACTCGGGGGAGCCGCTAGGGGTTCAAGGTGGCGTTTCCCCGTCAGGGTGTCCATCAACTCCTGCATCACACCACTGGTCTCAAACTGCACCACCGGCAGTTTCCCCAGGGTTTGAGTGTCCCCCATGCTAATGCGTAGGGCATCTTCTAAGGACAGGGCCAAGTCTCCCTGGCGATTACTGAAAAACTCCTGAGCGGCGCGCACATCAGCAACCCGTAACTCCACCCATTCCCCATCCACTTCCACCAGAGGACTTCCTTGGGTCGTCAGATGCTCAAACTCAGCTTTGGAGATGGTTTTTCCACCCAGGCTTAGCTCCCATTGGAAGTTCAGGAGTCCCTGAAGTCCCAAACTTTGCCCCGGTTTGGGTGCTTCTGCTCGCACCTGTAGCCCCATGCGTCCTGAGGGGCCATCGAGACTCTCTAAACTCGGGGGGAGGATGACCCCTAGACCGGTTTCTTGCAGTCGCCAGCGTACGCTTTTGAGAAACTCATAGGCCTCAATGGCATTCAGGGAACAGCGTTGCGGGCGAGAGGTTTCTAGGCTCCCTTCCAGGGTGGGATAGAGGCGCGAGGCCAAGCCGAGACCACTGAGGAGGGTTTCTTGAGGGCGGTTGATGGTATGGCCGCCCAGACTCAGGCGATCGACCGGGTGAGTCCAGATGGTGGCGGCGGGAACGGTGAAGCTGGGGTCATACACCGCTTGCAACAGAAATTCTAAAGACCAGGAGTCTCCCTCTTGCTGGGGAGGGTCAAGGCGTAAGGCGGTACGAAATTGGTTTTGTCCCAACAGAGCCGATTCCACGGGGGCCAGCCAAGCGTTGAGGGTGCTGGCTAGGGGTTCGGCTTGTTTGAGGCTGAGATTGAGATGAGGCTGAGAGCTGGTTAGTCCGGTAAACCATTCCTTGAGCAGAGGAGGAACCGGGGTATCCCCTGGATTGGGGTGCATTTGCCGCACTTGGCAATCGACGATCGCACTCAAGAAGCCACGAATCAGGGCCTGGGGGCTGGGCAAGTTGTCCCGAGCTGTGGCAGAGTTGGACTCGGGCGCGATCGCCCGGCAAGCATCGGGCAAACGTTGACTAAAGCGGTAGAGGCGATCGCTATCTCGGGGACTATCGAGCAGCAGTTGCCAGCGGGCTTCGAGACGACCATCAGCCCGCAGAACGAAGCCCGGAACAAATTTCCCTCGGGCTAATAAATCTAGGCTCCAACGACTCAGATGCTGCCAGAGTCGGAGGTCGGGACCCAGCCAACGTTCCTGAGACCCTGAGCCTGCTTCGGCAACGGTTAAAGGCAGTTGACGCAATAGCTCCAGGGCCTGGGGGGGGCTTAACTGAAGGCCGGGGACCTGCCAGGGATGTAAACTCAGGGTCGCCTCATCAAGACCGGGGCCTGCGGAGTAGAGGGGACGCAGGCCGCTGTCATCCTTTTGGCTCGGCAGTTGTAACTGTTGCACCTGAGGCGGGCAATCCGAGGGCAGGTTAAGCTGTTGTTGATGGAGATACTGATGCAGGTCGTCGGGGTTGAGGGCAAAGGGATGCTCGGCAATGTCCTCACCGCTGGCGATCGCATCCGGCAGCAGACGCCGCCAGGTTTCTCCCCAAAGGAAAAAGGAATTGTCGTCGAGGAGCCAACTGCCGTGTAAAACTGCCATTCGGTCTCAGTTGCGGTTAGATACAAGTCAAGTTTTCTACCGTCTATGCTACTGTGCCATGGCCCGATTTTCTAGCCGCTTCAGGGTTTCATCAGGATTGAGCCGGGCTTCGCTGACGGCTGTGATGAGCCTGGGGATCTGACATTCAGGAAATTGCTGTGTAAGATTGGAGCGACATCACAGGGGAGCAGGGGGCGATCGCCCCAATCGCAAGTTAGATCTCATTGGTTGTTCAGAGGCAGTTTTGCATGAAAGCCCTTACCGTGTTAGGGACAACATCTGAAGCCGGGAAGTCGATTGTAACGACGGCACTATGTCGCTTACTCTCCCGCCAAGGCATTCGCATTTCTCCCTTCAAGGGAGCCAGCGTCGGCTTGCAATCCTATTTGACAGAGATTGGGGGCGAGATGAGTTACGCTCAGGCCCTCCAAGCTTGGGCGGCGGGAATTTCTCCAGCCGTGGAAATGAATCCCCTCTTGCTTCAGCCTAAAGGAGATTCCGCCTATCAGGTGATTGTCAAAGGGGTGACGACGGAAACCCTCAGTATTAATGAGTTTTACCGTTGGGCTGAGACCGAAGGCTGGGCGATCGTGCGTCAATGTTTAGATCAGTTAGGGGGAGAGTTCGACCTTTTGGTCTGTGAGGGAGCCGGGAGTATGGCGGAGGTGCATCTGCGGGACTCGGATTTGGCTAATATGCGGGTGGCCCGTTATCTCAATTCCCCAACCCTGTTACTCGTCGATAGTGAGCGGGGTGGGGCCCTCGCTCATGTGGTAGGAACCTTAGAGCTGTTGGAACCGCTTGAACGGGCCCTGGTACGAGGGATTGTTATCAATAAATGGCGTGGTCCCCAAGCAGTCCGTCAAGCAGCGGTCTCCTGGTTGGAGGAACGGACAGGAATCCCGGTTTTGGGGGTGATTCCCTGGGATGCGATCGCCTGTTCTCATCAGGGCACTCTCAATCTCCTCAAACGTCATGGCAAACCCGGGCCCCCGGAGGTAACGGTGGCGGTGATTCGCCTCCCTCATCTAACGGGATTTGCCGATTTTGACCCGTTGGATGCGGAACCAACGGTGCGGGTGAAGTATGTGTCTCTTAAACAGTCGTTGGGCTACCCGGATGCGGTGATTGTGCCGGGAAGTCGCACCACCCTCGCGGATTTAGAGGTGTTACGCGAGTCGGGCATGGCTCAGGAGATTTTGGATTACCAGGCCGCTGGGGGCACGGTGTTGGGGATTGCTGGAGGCTTTCAGATGTTGGGAGAATTTGTGGCCGACCCTGAGGGAGTCGAAGGGATGGAAGGACGCATTTCTGGCTTGTCATTATTACCCATGACCACGGTCATTACCCAACAAAAGGTGGCTCGTCAGCGGTCTGTGACCTCCACTTATCCCCATGGGGGACTCCATGTCACTGGCTATGAGTTGCATCGGGGTCGCTCCAAGTTGGCGGAGACGGATGCCTTTCAGCCTCTGTTTGAAGATGCCAAGCTGGGGGTTGTCGATAGCTATCAATCGGTCTGGGGAACCTATCTCCATGGCATTTTTGACAGCGGTCCCTGGCGGCGCACCTGGTTGAACCGTTTACGGCAACAGCGGGGTCTTAAGGCGTTACCCACGGGCATTCCCAACTATCGAGAACAACGGGAAACACTCTTGGAAAATCTTACCGACTTCATCGAGCAAAATCTCGACATTACGCCTCTAATTCAATAGAGACCTCAGCTTAAGCCAATCAGGGCACTGAGAATTAAGAGGCTACTGATGAGGGCAAACCAGACAAACTGATTGTCCGAGCGGTTAATTTGAGACGGATCAATCGGTTCGGGGTCCCGGATGGGTCGGGGTTTGGGGGGGCGACGGCCACCGCTGGGATTGGCTCCTTTGCGATCGCTGGCCTGGGATACCTCCGCCTCATTGAGGTCGGGAATACTCACGTTCCACTCCGGACGAGAGGCTAAGCGAGGAGCTTCTAAGATCGCCAGCAGACGACGACTCTGTTGGCGGGTGGCCCAGTTGGGATGACGGCTCAGTTGACGACAGAGGGTAATGGCGCTGGGATAGTCACCCACAGATTGATAGGCACTCACGAGCCAAATCTGAATGTCACCCCCGAGGGGGCTAGCTCGTTCGCTGAGGGCGCTGGCTTGTTCGAGGAGGGTGACCGCTTGCCGGTAACGGCCCTGTTCAAACTCCTCTTTGGCCGTTTCGTAGTTGATGCGGGCTAAATCAAGGGCGTCGGGGCTACTCACAACGAATTAACGGAGGTAAACGGGATACAACTGGGGAGTCGAGTTGCGCCACGGTGGTTTAGGGCCTTGTGGAACTGAACTCGGACAATGACAGTCGTGATGTTACTGCTATGGTATCGCGATCGCCCTCCCGAGAAAATGCCTCTGGGGCGATCGCCGTGGGGGGGAGTTGCAGCGGCAGAAATTTTTGTCGGTTTTCCGTCCAACCCCGCAAACGAACTGCTATGGTGCTAAGGGGACAATCCCGAATTGCCCAGACTTCTGTTGCAAAGGACTCTCATACCCGTCCGACGCTTGGCGAATTTCAGACAAAGCATATGACCAGATTGCGTGATTGGATGGTGCTTAGCTTAACAGCCGCCATCGCCCTCAATTGTGTTGAGGTTCAAGCCACCCCGAAAGCGTTAGGTAAAGACTTAACCAAGGAGGCCGTCTCTGACGGCGATCGCTCTGTGCCACCCGAGCTAACGGTGGAGTCATTGCAGCCAGACGCGCCTTCTACTCCCGTCGAAGGCAATTCGCCGCCCCGTCAGGCGCAAATCGTTCCTGGGGCTGGCTTTCCCGAGATTCCTGATTTTCCTCAGCCCTTTGAAGTTGGCCCCATTGACCCCAACGAACCGGCGCCCTCCTATTTAGACCCTCATCCCAATTTCCTACGCTTTCCCACACGGCCTGAGGACGTTGAGATTGAAGGCACACAACCGATTACCCTCAATCAAGCTTTAGAACTAGCGGTTCGCAATAATCTAACCCTTCAGCAAAGTCAGCTAAGTTTGGAACAAAGCTTAGCCAGTCTCCGGGAAACTCAGGCGGATTTGTTCCCCAATGTCAATCTCTCGTCCAATTTAACTTGGAGTGATTCCGCCAACGCTCGTCTGAATATCCGCCGCCAGGAAGAAACCCTGGGCCAGCGATCGCCCACTCAAGGTGACCCCACCTCAACCACCTGGAATACAGAACTGAGTGTCAACTATACGGTGTTCGATTTTGGCGGCCGCGCTGGCCGAATTGCGGCAGCCGAGGCCCAGGTGCGCAACACGGAATTGGAGATTGAGCGACAGCTTGAACAGGTGCGCTTGCAGGTTCAGAATGCCTACTACAATATCCAAGAAGCGGATATGAATGTGCAGATTGGCCGGTCAGCCGTGGAAAACGCCGAACAGAGCTTACAGGATGCCCAGTCTCTGGAGCAAGCTGGGGTGGGAACTCGCTTTGATGTCTTGCGCGCCGAAGTTCAGCTCGCCAATGACCAGCAGGTTCTTAATGAAGCCTTGGCCGACCAACGGGTGTCACGACGGCAGTTAGCGCGGATCTTAAATGTCCCCCAGTCGGTGGATCTGGCAGCCGCTGATCCGGTGGATTTGGCAGGCGTTTGGGAGTTGCCCCTTGATGACACCATTGTCTTAGCCTTCCGCAATCGGGCTGAGTTGCAACAGGAACTGATTGATCGCGATATTGCTCAGGAACAACAACGGGTGGTGCGATCGCAGGGACTGCCTCAATTCTCCCTCTTTGGTTCGGCAAACTTGGTGACGACCTCTGGCGATGGAGTGAGCGGCTTAACAGAAGGCTACTCCGCCGGGGCCCAGATGCAGTGGAATCTTTTTGATGGGGGCGCCAGGGCCGCCGCCATTCGCCAACTTGAAGTTCAGGAAGAGTCAGCATCAGTCCGCTTTGCGGATGTCCGTAACCAAGTGCGCTCTGAGGTAGAAGAATCCTACTATCAACTCGACTCCCGCCTCCAAAACGTCAGCCGAGCCACCGCCGCCTTAGAGTTGGCTGAGGAAAGTCTTGATTTAGCCCGGTTACGATTTCAAGCTGGGGTGGGAACCCAAACCGATGTGATTGCAGCTCAGAATGATTTAACCCAAGCTCGGGGTAACCTGGTCACAGCTATTTTGGGCTACAACCGCTCCTTGGCTCAGTTACGGCGTGCCGTCAGTAATTATCCCTTTATTGATGAGATTCAAGGACGGCTCTGAGGGGGGATAGTTTGAGGGGGGTCATAGATGCCTCACCCCTCAGCTTAGGGGACGAGGTGATTAACAATATTTTACAAAAATCGTAAAGATTGTTAACATAAAACTACCCCTTAGTTGTTGTATGCCAAACCCACAGATGGAGAGTACCCATGGCTAATATTAAGTTTGTTAACGAGGACTTGGAAATTGTCGCAGCCGATGGTGCAAATCTACGGATTAAAGCCCTTGAAAATAAAGTTGATGTCTACAAAACCTGGGGCAAGCTGACGAACTGTGGGGGGTACGGCCAATGTGGAACCTGCATTGTTGAAGTCATTGAGGGGATGGAGAACCTATCGCCGCCGACCGAAACAGAAAAGCGCAAGTTGCGTAAGAAACCCGACAGCTATCGTTTAGCCTGTCAAGTGCAGGTCAACGGTGAGGTGAGCATTAAAACCAAGCCGTGATATCCTAGAGAAGCTTCATTGTTTAAGATGCTCGAGGCTTTCTATGGAAGTTAATGATCTTGGTTTTGTAGCGAGTCTTTTATTTGTGCTCGTGCCCACGGTTTTCTTGTTAATTCTGTATATTCAGACCCAAAGCCGGGAGAGCTAGGCATCGGATCAACTTTGATCCCTATCCGCTCATCCCGCTTCAGCGAACCCCCCAGTTTTGGTCAAAGCTGGGGGGTTTTGTGTGAGGGGTTTCAGGAAGACTAACGGGCCAATAAAACGGGACAGTTGGCATAAACACGGACATAGTCCGAGAGAGACTGACCCAGGAGGCGATCTAAGTCGGGTAAGGCTTTCGCAATGTTGGGACGACGGTCAGGAGACCCCAAGACCAACAAATCGACATTGTTATCTTCGGCCAGACGGCAAATCTCGGGGCCCGCTTTCCCGGAAGCGATGAGGCTTTGGGTTTGTAGGCCGAGGCGTTTGGCTTTCTCGCTGGCGGCTTTTAAGACCGGGTCATTCTCTGGGGCCACGTTCTTGTCTGGAGGATTCACGTGGGTGAGAATGAGTTTGGCATCCTTGAGATCCTTCACCCAAGATAGGGTCAGATCCAGGGACTCTTGGGCCGATTCTGAGGCATCGAGGGCGACCATGACCCGTTTAAGCCGTTTGACATAGACCTCGTCTTTGACCAGCAACATGGGGCGGTCAGCCAGTTGGAACACATACTGACTGACGGAGTTCTCTAAAATTGAGACGAGACGGCCCAAGCCCCGAGATCCCATGATGATCAAATCGGCGTTTTCTTCTTTGGCTACGTCACAGACGATAGTTTTGGGGTCCCCTTGCTTGAGTCGTGGGTTGATTTTACTGGGATCAACTTTCAGGGATTTGACGGCCTGAGCGAGGACTCGTCCCCCTTCTTCGAGTTTTTCAGAGACAAGATCGGCGGAGACTTGAGGAGGGACCACATGCAGGACTGTAATTTCAGCTCGCTGAATCTCCGGAATATCTAGGAGTTGGTTGAGCATCTCTTCGCACAACCCCCGTCCGGCGACGGCAACAAGAATTCTTTCAATCATAGTTTTAGTATTGGGTATTGACAACACGTGATGTCAGGGTGTACCGTTCGGCTGCGGTGTGCCCAAACCTGTGCAACGACACTAAGATTAAGGATAAGCCTGATAACCGGCCCAAAATTTGTAGAAATGTAGCGTTTTGAAACAGTTTGTGATGCGCGATTCAGAACATCTCCCCACTGGGGCAATCCAAAACCGCTTGATCGCCGAAGATGGCTTATGGTTCGAGTATCCCGTCCGGGCCCATCCTCACCATACGGATTATGGGGGTGTGGTGTGGCATGGACAGTATATTGCTTGGATGGAAGAGGCCCGCGTTGAATGTCTGCGATCGATTGGCATTGATTACGCGGACTTAGTGGCTCTTGGCTGCGAGTTGTTAGTGGTGGAGTTGTCCACCCGCTATCACCGAGCCATGCGTCTAGGGGAGACGGCCATTGTGCGAACCTCTATGGAACCGGGGGCGGGTGTGCGCCTCAATTGGGACTATCAGATTGTGCCGATGGAGGGGGGAGACCCTTTTCTCAGTGCGCGTATTACCTTGGTGACGGTCGATCGCGAGAAAGGTAAAATTATGCGCCGTCTCCCCCCCGTCTTGGATGAGGTCTTCGCCAAACTCAGCCAAACCTCGTCCTCGGACTAGAGTTGAGCGAGTTTGGGCAGCAGTTGCTGAAAGGCTAACCCCCGATGACTACAGGCTTTTTTGGTCTCGGGGGCCATTTCGGCGAAGGTTTGCTGCTGCTGTTCAACCCAAAAGATGGGATCGTAGCCGAATCCTCCCTGGCCCCGAGGGGCCTCTAGGATTGTTCCGGGACAACAGCCTTGGACTTCTAGGGCGATCGCCCCTTGGGGATTGGCTAGGGCGATGGCACAGATGAATTGGGCCCGGCGATCGCCCGTCTCCCCGAGTTCCCGTAATAGCCGTTGGATGCGATCGCCATCGTTGGCCCCATAACGCGCCGAATAAATGCCAGGGCGACCGTCGAGGGCATCGACCGCCAGGCCCGAATCATCGGCGATCGCCCATTGTCCCGTCGCTTTGGCCACAGTAACGGCTTTCAGGCGCGCATTTTCGGCAAAGGTGGTCCCGGTTTCCTCAATATCGAGTTCCTGGGGTTTTAACTGAAGGTCCCAATGGGTCTCCTCCAGATACTCCTGCATTTCCTTGAGTTTACCGGGATTCCCCGTGGCAACAATCAGAATTGTCATCAGTTCGGACTTGTGGAAACAGCATTGACGGGAGTTGGAGTCCGGGGATAGCGTTCCATGAGCGATCGCACCTGTTCGGCGTGATAGGAACTCCGCGTCAGAGGAGAGGCCACCACCTGCAAGAAGCCAATCGACTCCCCATACTCACGCCAAGCATCAAACTGTTCAGGGGTAATAAAATCCTGAACGCCTAGATGTTTCTGGCTCGGTTGCAGATATTGCCCCAGGGTGAGGATATCGCAATCAACGGCCCGCAAGTCTCGCATCACCTGACGCACTTCCACGTCCTCTTCTCCCAGACCCACCATAATCCCGGATTTACTATACACCCAGGGGGCTAACTCACGAGTGCGCCGTAATAACTCCAGACTCCGTTGATAGTCCCCTTGAGGACGAGTCCGACGATATAAACGCGGCACGGTCTCTGTGTTATGATTGAGAACTTCCGGCTGAGCCGCCAGGATAGTGGCTAAGGCCTGCCAATTGCCACAGAGGTCAGGAATCAACACCTCAATGGTGGTTCCAGGGGACTCGTGACGCACCGCCTCAATGCACTTAACAAACTGAGAGGCCCCACCGTCGGGCAAGTCATCCCGGTTCACGGAGGTGATCACCACATGATTGAGCCTCAGTCGCCGTACGGCTTCGGCGAGATGTAGAGGTTCGTTAGCATCGAGAGGCTGAGGTTTTTTCTCAAAGTCAATGTCACAGTAGGGACAGGCGCGAGTGCAAGCCGGCCCCATAATGAGGAAGGTGGCCGTGCCATTGTTGAAGCACTCGCCAATGTTGGGACAAGAGGCTTCCTCACAAACCGTGTTGAGGCTGAGGTCTCGCAGAATCTCTTTAACGTTGCCGACTCGTTGCCATTGGGGGGCCTTGACACGCAACCAGTCGGGTTTGAGGTTGACTCGCTCCACAATTAATCTACCTATTGCAAGGGGACTGAAGGTTTTATTGTACCGTGAGGCAAGGGGAAAGACGTAGGGAAGAGAAGGCAAGAGGCTAGAGGGTAAACAAATATGTCAATCTATCCAGAGGCCTTGACATCTAATTTCAAAATAGTAACAATAGATACAGAAAGATAAATCGTTCATCTCTCCACGTCACAAAACTCTGAACGTATCGGGGTCAAGTGAGGGGAGACGGAAGTAGGGACAACTCCCGAAGGAACGCGCCTCTTTGCACATTTCACGCTCTGGAGGCGAAAACCATGCAACTCACTTATCGCGGTATTAACTACAACACCAGT contains these protein-coding regions:
- a CDS encoding DEAD/DEAH box helicase encodes the protein MAVLHGSWLLDDNSFFLWGETWRRLLPDAIASGEDIAEHPFALNPDDLHQYLHQQQLNLPSDCPPQVQQLQLPSQKDDSGLRPLYSAGPGLDEATLSLHPWQVPGLQLSPPQALELLRQLPLTVAEAGSGSQERWLGPDLRLWQHLSRWSLDLLARGKFVPGFVLRADGRLEARWQLLLDSPRDSDRLYRFSQRLPDACRAIAPESNSATARDNLPSPQALIRGFLSAIVDCQVRQMHPNPGDTPVPPLLKEWFTGLTSSQPHLNLSLKQAEPLASTLNAWLAPVESALLGQNQFRTALRLDPPQQEGDSWSLEFLLQAVYDPSFTVPAATIWTHPVDRLSLGGHTINRPQETLLSGLGLASRLYPTLEGSLETSRPQRCSLNAIEAYEFLKSVRWRLQETGLGVILPPSLESLDGPSGRMGLQVRAEAPKPGQSLGLQGLLNFQWELSLGGKTISKAEFEHLTTQGSPLVEVDGEWVELRVADVRAAQEFFSNRQGDLALSLEDALRISMGDTQTLGKLPVVQFETSGVMQELMDTLTGKRHLEPLAAPPSFAGELRPYQARGVGWLAFLERWGLGACLADDMGLGKTIQTIAFLQHLQEQSALNGPVLLVCPTSVLGNWEREVKKFGPSLSVLVHHGAKRAKGKDLRQVAKNQDLLITSYALVYRDIKALQGIDWRIVVLDEAQNVKNHQAKQSQAVRQLASDFRIALTGTPVENRLSELWSILDFLNPGYLGSPSFFKRRFAIPIERYGDTDSLKTLRSLVQPFILRRLKTDKDIIQDLPEKQEMTEFCPLSPRQAKRYQELVQASLVEIESAQGIQRRGLILGLLTQLKQVCNHPQLLGLKNKKSKAEILKRMSQDSGKVQRLEELLDELIAEGDRALIFTQFAEWGKVLKTHLEQRLGGEVFFLYGATRKAQREEMVERFQDDPQGPRIFILSLKAGGTGLNLTRANHVFHVDRWWNPAVENQATDRVFRIGQTRNVQVHKFVSQGTLEEKIHDLIESKQALAEQVVSSGESWLADLDTDHLRNLLLLDRTAIVEDE
- a CDS encoding TolC family protein gives rise to the protein MTRLRDWMVLSLTAAIALNCVEVQATPKALGKDLTKEAVSDGDRSVPPELTVESLQPDAPSTPVEGNSPPRQAQIVPGAGFPEIPDFPQPFEVGPIDPNEPAPSYLDPHPNFLRFPTRPEDVEIEGTQPITLNQALELAVRNNLTLQQSQLSLEQSLASLRETQADLFPNVNLSSNLTWSDSANARLNIRRQEETLGQRSPTQGDPTSTTWNTELSVNYTVFDFGGRAGRIAAAEAQVRNTELEIERQLEQVRLQVQNAYYNIQEADMNVQIGRSAVENAEQSLQDAQSLEQAGVGTRFDVLRAEVQLANDQQVLNEALADQRVSRRQLARILNVPQSVDLAAADPVDLAGVWELPLDDTIVLAFRNRAELQQELIDRDIAQEQQRVVRSQGLPQFSLFGSANLVTTSGDGVSGLTEGYSAGAQMQWNLFDGGARAAAIRQLEVQEESASVRFADVRNQVRSEVEESYYQLDSRLQNVSRATAALELAEESLDLARLRFQAGVGTQTDVIAAQNDLTQARGNLVTAILGYNRSLAQLRRAVSNYPFIDEIQGRL
- a CDS encoding DUF928 domain-containing protein, whose translation is MVSRYLPIGTVLALTGLFLTAPNLSAHAQSVGPVAFQPPTNERLPDSAGGATRPASQKCRQDPSSEHPLSALIPSGYVGLTTAEAPAIFVYIPPTDATSVYFSLKNAQDEELYSEIIPIEESAGILQVELPATVVPLEVEQTYHWNLGILCNPVQTDLPWVSGVLRRVSPNHDVPPDFAHWSPLEQAAWYGNAGLWYDTLNVLAQEYRQTPENPQLLESWTNLLTTVGLGQLAREAFLEF
- a CDS encoding universal stress protein, coding for MIERILVAVAGRGLCEEMLNQLLDIPEIQRAEITVLHVVPPQVSADLVSEKLEEGGRVLAQAVKSLKVDPSKINPRLKQGDPKTIVCDVAKEENADLIIMGSRGLGRLVSILENSVSQYVFQLADRPMLLVKDEVYVKRLKRVMVALDASESAQESLDLTLSWVKDLKDAKLILTHVNPPDKNVAPENDPVLKAASEKAKRLGLQTQSLIASGKAGPEICRLAEDNNVDLLVLGSPDRRPNIAKALPDLDRLLGQSLSDYVRVYANCPVLLAR
- the rdgB gene encoding RdgB/HAM1 family non-canonical purine NTP pyrophosphatase, whose translation is MTILIVATGNPGKLKEMQEYLEETHWDLQLKPQELDIEETGTTFAENARLKAVTVAKATGQWAIADDSGLAVDALDGRPGIYSARYGANDGDRIQRLLRELGETGDRRAQFICAIALANPQGAIALEVQGCCPGTILEAPRGQGGFGYDPIFWVEQQQQTFAEMAPETKKACSHRGLAFQQLLPKLAQL
- a CDS encoding acyl-CoA thioesterase yields the protein MRDSEHLPTGAIQNRLIAEDGLWFEYPVRAHPHHTDYGGVVWHGQYIAWMEEARVECLRSIGIDYADLVALGCELLVVELSTRYHRAMRLGETAIVRTSMEPGAGVRLNWDYQIVPMEGGDPFLSARITLVTVDREKGKIMRRLPPVLDEVFAKLSQTSSSD
- the cobQ gene encoding cobyric acid synthase CobQ gives rise to the protein MKALTVLGTTSEAGKSIVTTALCRLLSRQGIRISPFKGASVGLQSYLTEIGGEMSYAQALQAWAAGISPAVEMNPLLLQPKGDSAYQVIVKGVTTETLSINEFYRWAETEGWAIVRQCLDQLGGEFDLLVCEGAGSMAEVHLRDSDLANMRVARYLNSPTLLLVDSERGGALAHVVGTLELLEPLERALVRGIVINKWRGPQAVRQAAVSWLEERTGIPVLGVIPWDAIACSHQGTLNLLKRHGKPGPPEVTVAVIRLPHLTGFADFDPLDAEPTVRVKYVSLKQSLGYPDAVIVPGSRTTLADLEVLRESGMAQEILDYQAAGGTVLGIAGGFQMLGEFVADPEGVEGMEGRISGLSLLPMTTVITQQKVARQRSVTSTYPHGGLHVTGYELHRGRSKLAETDAFQPLFEDAKLGVVDSYQSVWGTYLHGIFDSGPWRRTWLNRLRQQRGLKALPTGIPNYREQRETLLENLTDFIEQNLDITPLIQ
- a CDS encoding (2Fe-2S)-binding protein, producing the protein MANIKFVNEDLEIVAADGANLRIKALENKVDVYKTWGKLTNCGGYGQCGTCIVEVIEGMENLSPPTETEKRKLRKKPDSYRLACQVQVNGEVSIKTKP
- a CDS encoding photosystem II reaction center protein M, producing the protein MEVNDLGFVASLLFVLVPTVFLLILYIQTQSRES